From the Planifilum fimeticola genome, the window TTCTTTCCACCCTGTGTGCCGTGGTCGGCGTTCTGCTAATCGGCCTGATCCTTTCCGTCCATCTGTATATCTGGCTGGTGATCTGTTGTTTGGCCGGTTTTATTCTGCTCCGGCTGAGAAACGGGAGGAACCGTTTTTTCCACAGGAACCCCTTCCGGCGGAGGCCGTTCCGATAGGGGATCAGGGGAGGGAAAGAGGCTAAGCGTCCAGCACCACCCGCACCTTGTACCCGCTGTACTTTCTCATGTTGATGACGCCGTTCTCCAGGATCATGTATTGTCCCTTTATCCCGATCAATTTGTCCTTGATGTGCGCCTGCTTGTTCAGATCCAGGGACTTGATTTTTTCGGGGACATGAAGCTGCGGGTATTGAAAATCCATCACTTGCTGGGATTCCAGAAAGTATTGCTCGTAGTCTTCGGGGATTTTTTCGCGGATTTCGGAGCGTACCGCCGTCAGATCCTTGTCGACGACCTGGTTTTTCAGCATTCTCCGCCAGTTGGTCTTGTCCTTGATGAATTGGGACAGATGAAATTCCAATTCGCCGGCGGTCTTGCGGTCCGGCACTTCCGCGATGGGTAAGGCGGCGACGGCTCCCTGGTCGATCCAGCGGTTGACGGCGTTTGATTTTCGGGTGATGCCGACCTTGATATCGTCGCTGAGGGCGATGTATACGATGTGGGCCTGCATGCAATGGGATCGGCCGAAGGCTTCATCTCTGCAGGTGCCCCGGTGAAAGTGGCACAGGTGGGGTTTGACGATGCAGAGATCGTTTTCGGCCCGATCCCGAAAACACGGGTAACACGAACCGCCGTTAAAGGACTTTTTGATCTTGCGGCCGCAATAGATACAGGAAATGATTCCGAGATAATCGATTTGTATGGTATTTCCCAGGAAATCATTCAGCGGGGCTTCCTGGTCGTCGAGCCGGATCCGGTAGGCGACGGGATGTTTGTATTCGTGTGTGAGCGGCCGAAGATGACCAGTCAGAATCATGGGCAATACCCCTTTTGTTCGTTCTTTGATCATCATCCCGGAAAGCCGTGAAAGCCTTGGATCGTCCCCGGCATGGGAATTCTCCTTCAAATTCCATGATAACTTATAATCAATCAGTGAAAAAGGGAAGAGACTATCCGAGCCGTTCTGTCGCCAGGCGAGGGAGGGTCGTGCTGCGGCACCCTGTCAAGGGGCTCACCCTGCCCGGAGGCTGGCAGCGGGGGCGATTTCTTTGAAGGAGGGTTTCTCATGATCCGGCTGAAGCGAATCTACGATTCCCCGGAGGATACCGACGGTTTTCGCATTTTGGTCGATCGGCTTTGGCCGCGGGGCGTGAAAAAGGAGGAGGCGTTCATCGATCACTGGGCGCGGGAGCTGGCCCCGTCAAATAAATTGCGGAAAAGCTATCACCGGGATCGGGATTTTGACCGTTTCAGGGAGGCGTATTTCCGGGAGCTGAATGATCCGGAAAAAAGAGAGGCATGGCTCCGCATTCTGGAGCGTGCCGACGGAAGGCCGATCACCTTTCTCTATGCAAGCCGGGACCGGGTGCAAAATCATGCCGTGGTGCTGAGGGAGTGGGCGGAAACGCAGAGGTAGGCATTGCTGGATTTTGACACGGAAGGGGCGGATGCCTTTCCCCCTCCGCCGGCGAAGCATATGATGCGATTGAAATCAATGCAAAGGAGGGTTATCATGAGCGGATACGGATACAACTACGGTTACGGAATCGGTTTTCGTCGGCTCTTGATCTTCCTGTTGGTTATCGCCACCATCTTTGTCTTCGCGGGAGTTGGATTCGGCTGGTAAGTTGAACGATCAGCTCTTAACACTTCCCTGGGCCTGACCCTGCTCAAACCATATTCCCCGAAGCGGGTGCCGGTTCCCGGTGGAACCGGCTTTTTATTTTTTCAATTCCAGGGGCATGAAAACGCATCGATGAGAAATTTTCAAGGGCAATCCCCTCAAAATAGAAAACCCCTTGCGCTGATGCGGTAATACAAAAAAGGGAGAGGAAAAATGTGAAAGGACGAATGAAATAAGAAAAATATCATGAGGAATGAAACATTTTTCTTGCCGATACCGTTCCCTTTGGCAAAGGGAAGTACAAAAAAGACGGGGATTCCAAAAAAAGCGAGGTTGTGTTTGACAAGTGCAATTATAATATTCTATAAATATATTTAAATAGGTCTGTTCCTTTGCAATCATCCTCATTATCGATAAATCTTGTTGACCCCCTTGGGCGAAAAGGCC encodes:
- a CDS encoding DUF2797 domain-containing protein, producing the protein MILTGHLRPLTHEYKHPVAYRIRLDDQEAPLNDFLGNTIQIDYLGIISCIYCGRKIKKSFNGGSCYPCFRDRAENDLCIVKPHLCHFHRGTCRDEAFGRSHCMQAHIVYIALSDDIKVGITRKSNAVNRWIDQGAVAALPIAEVPDRKTAGELEFHLSQFIKDKTNWRRMLKNQVVDKDLTAVRSEIREKIPEDYEQYFLESQQVMDFQYPQLHVPEKIKSLDLNKQAHIKDKLIGIKGQYMILENGVINMRKYSGYKVRVVLDA
- a CDS encoding DUF488 domain-containing protein, which translates into the protein MIRLKRIYDSPEDTDGFRILVDRLWPRGVKKEEAFIDHWARELAPSNKLRKSYHRDRDFDRFREAYFRELNDPEKREAWLRILERADGRPITFLYASRDRVQNHAVVLREWAETQR